One window of the Candidatus Jettenia sp. genome contains the following:
- a CDS encoding cold-shock protein — protein sequence MAAGTVKWFNDKKGFGFITQDNGTDVFVHQTEIQGSGFRTLAEGDKVDFEVIKDQKGYKAAKVVKL from the coding sequence ATGGCAGCTGGAACAGTAAAATGGTTTAATGACAAAAAGGGTTTTGGTTTTATTACTCAGGATAACGGAACTGATGTTTTTGTACACCAGACCGAAATTCAAGGTAGTGGATTTAGAACTCTCGCCGAAGGAGATAAGGTTGACTTCGAGGTTATTAAAGACCAAAAGGGTTATAAGGCAG